atgtattaaaacaaaaaaaaatatacatatatatatttaatttttttaaagtgccaCTTGGACTGTCTTTTTAACGTGGATGTATGATTTCGACGTAACAAATAAGTTTTTTTTAGAGGAAGTGACCAATATGTGGAATGGGGATCAGCTACTGTACTTACATATTTTATCATCCCAATCTGTTAGGTATGACAGTGTCACAGTTAGGTAAGGAACTACACCGCCGTTCCTGTAAGTGTTTGTGAAGCAGGGCATGGATGGAAAGCCATCATCATTATCAGCAGCAACACATTGTGCCCCTAAACTGTTCCTTGCTTCTCGGTGATCTCTCTCAATATTCTTAGCAATGTGCTTCTTTGCAAGTGATCCTCTATAAAAATGtacccattcatttcagcccttTTCTCAGAAATGTAATGACAATTGCTTGGGATGAGAGACTCAGTGTTGCTGATGCTGTTGCTGTTTCAGCTCCGGACACCAAATGGGCTGTAACATTTGTATACTGTTGAATTTGTGTAGTGGTCCACGACATTTGTTAGGTGTTCCATTGCACTCTTTCTGCCCATAAGAATACATTACTAGTTTAATAATACTTGCATACAGAGTTGGAAGCTGGGTAAAGCTGACAGGAAAGGGAGATTTCGCTGTAGAGCTACTGCCAtgtagtacatagttacatagtagatgatgtttagaaaagacatactgtatgtccatcaagttcatcctatgttaaatttaatttgctgagatactcatcctatatttatatttatcaaaCAAAACACTCCAGTGAAACATTTGCCAAGTATGTCTAAttaaatgaattccttcctgaccgtCGTAAgcaatttctccctggatcaacattcttcctatATTTGACTTGTGTGGCATATTTctgtataccttttctttttAAAAAGATGCCAGACCTTTtcttaaagataaaacacaaaagaacaacgcacaacgctcatagtgtattaaaaatatacagtcatgtgaaaaagaaagtacaccctctttgaattctatgattttacatatcaggacataataacaatcaactgttccttagcaggtctaaaaatgaggtaaatacaacctcagataaacaacaacacatgacatattacaccgtgtcatgatttatttaacaaaaataaaaccaaaatggagacgctatgtgtgaaaaactaagtacacccttactgcttccataggaatcaagttgctaagtagcagacaggtgctgctaatcaaatgcccttgattaattgatcatcagcaagtgtgaccacctctattaaAGCCAAaggtttagcagtttgctggtctggagcattcaggtgtgtgttaacacaatgcataggaggaaatacatcagcaatgatcttagagaagcaattgctgctgcccatcaatctgggaaaggttataaggccatttccaaacaatttaaagtccatcattctacagtgagaaagattattcaaaagtggaaaacattcaagacagttgcagATCTTCCCAAGAGTGGACaacccagcaaattcaccccaaggtcagaccgtgcaatgctcagagaaattgcaaaaaacccaagagttacatctcagactctacaggcctcagttagcatgttaaatgttaaagttcatgacagtacaattacaaaaagactgaacaagtatggtttgtttggagggttgccaggagaaagcctcttctctctaaaaagaacatggcagcacggcttaggtttgcaaagttgcatctgaacaaaccacaagacttccggaacaatgtcctttggacagacgagaccaaagtggagaagtTTGGCCATAacgcacagcgccacgtttggcgaaaaccaaacacagcatatcagtacaaacacctcaaaccaactgtcaagcacggtggcgGAGGGGtcatgatttgggcttgtttttgcagccagaggagctgggaaccttgcagtcattgagttgaccatgaactcctctgtataccaaagtattctagagtcaaatgtgaggccatctgtccgacaactgaagcttggccgaaattgggtcatgcaacatgacaatgatcccaagcacaccagcaaatctacaacagaatggctgaaaaagaaaagaatcaagttgttgcaatggcccagtcaaagtccagacctcaacccgattaaaatgctgtggcaggaccttaagagagctgtgcataaacaaatgcccactctcctcaatgaactgaagcaacgttgtaaagaagagtgggccaaaattcctccacaacgatggagagactgataaagtcatacagaaaacaatttcttcaagttattgctgctaaaggtggttctacaagctattgaatcataaggtgtacttagtttttcacacacagcttctccattttggctttatttttgttaaataaatcatgacacggtgtaatatgtcatgtgttgttgttcatctgaggttgtatttacctcattttaagacctgctaaggaacagatgattgttattatgtcctgatatgtaaaaccatggaattcaaagagggtgtactgtactttctttttcacatgactgtataatGTGAGGCACAATAAACGGTAAGtaaactgcgtacatcaaggatGAATTAATGAAGCATTTCAAGGGACAAATTACCCAAGCATCAACCAGCCGAATCGCCTCTACTTAGATGTCATCTGGTATATCATGGGGTCTCCGCATGAGGGGTTCCACATCTGCCACAGGGCGTTCCAGCCCgatcaatctgtggctcagtcaccAGTGGCGCCGAATGGGTAAATGGTGGGTAGGTCTCAGGTCAGCAATAACCCTATTAGTCCTTCATAAAGGAGGATAGTAGCACAAAGTCAGTTCCACTGCGATAGATCCGGGCTGTACTGTATGCTGCCACTACTCCGTCCACCTCGGATGACGTCACTCGGTCGCGCGGTCCAACATGATGAAGAAACGCTTGTGTTTCGAAATGCGTTGGAAGACTTCTAAGACTTTAGTGAGCTGATTCTATCACATCCGTACAGTACCCCTCTGAAGTAGCTATTACTGTGATATCTTGGTGTTGGACCGCGCGACCGTAttgttattcattctctgtgttgttgggagagagagagacacacagagctgggcgatttacatatttcatattgactgagacagttgtggtgtattgtgagagggttgtcctgtgttgttttgttaacatctttgtcttgttttcaatttgtaagtgttcagtgcgattgtctttaaatttcttttctgttctttgtgagtgctatagatATAGCCGAAAgttgtgggaagagtgatgctggtgtgaatGGTACTGGTAGTcctgtgagtacgcgtctgagtgaacgtaggattcaggggagtgctgttgctgcgagtgcgagtggtgttgctgggagtgcgagtggtgttgctgtgagtgcgagtgctgctggtggttctgttgctggtgctgctggggtgtctgttgctggtgctagTGTTGTGTCTGTTCCTGGTGCTGGTTTGGTGTCTGTTGCttgtgctgatggggtgtctggtggttgtggtgctgctggggtgtctggtgggggtgctgctggggtgtctattggtggggtggttggtggtgggctgcttttggagtctctttcattggaaggagagtccagtcagcagcagccaagctctggggctgcacgTGGTCGGAGGAAACGtatggagcggccacgtaatccttgtttcaatgaagaggaaaacagagttcttgtcacagggattttggagcactatggcTCTCTGTATGgtatttactaggtaagtctatctttgcattgattgttcaaagacatgttatcctaggtcatgtgagatgtcttaatttCAAGCTATtgttctctaatatctatcaattaaagttaattgttacacacataatccttcatgctttataacgaccataacaatcagtcttaAAATTTTGGCAAAGTTCATACagtattcatgcaagcttccttagatttgtatgtttccacgtaaatgctcatgtggtacacatattcaacctaaaccagcatgtttggtatctcttggaacaggtagcagtttaggaaactgctcgtttttctaataataattaacgtcatatattttgtatgtatttcaagggcggacaagttcagcatcaaaaaaagaaatgtgggatcaaataacattggctgtgtgtgcgtgtgggaatcatgtcagggaccgggcgaattgtcggaagagattcgatgatatcagggcaaacttaaagaaaaaaatccaagcacaacggatgcatgcttctgccactggaggtgggccgccagcacaagctctaatgttaactccattggaggagcagatgcgggaaaaatttatTCCTGTCGtcatggagggtttgccaggggacagagatttcggaatttattcggctcaatttccagcaggtgacaaatgttactgtactacgtgtgtcgtatgttacagttcttatctatatttccgctgaaacttatagtttttcccaatataagcatacctacatatatatctgtatatatgtctctctctctctctctctctctctctatatatatatatatatatatatatatatatatatatatatatatatatatatatatatatatatatatatatatatctctatatatatatttatatatatatagttgtcctaaaaaaaacaaatatatatatatatatatatatatgtgtgtgtttggaaacatgtgttggctcagctatcgtggatgacatcattatgagtaaacatacacaacttgaacTGCATGAaaggattatgtgtaatgatcttccaaataacacacactgcaaccttctaccttacaaagcattcaacatctttgccctatagttgaaagctgaatgtatgtgtgaatctttgtacaaacaatgggttaacatgcataaccacaaagcacacccgcacccattctttgtcacagtaatgtataactttgttatactgtgtctgagcacacaaatgcataattcgatacatatatacatatatacatataatatatatatatatatattagtgataatctatgttacacctataaacaggccattactgcctaatcaagtcttgcatggaatattgtgcattcaaaggcgaacataaataatttgcacaaacaaatttcgttatgttttattaaagctcttttttcgcttcatgtagtataacgtgagcataaataggaacatgtaccatatggtatttaattgtgttcatatgtaactcacttcatatttttatttcgctcatgtaccggtgtgtgaaaccagctgcaattaatatgtaatcacagcatagaggtgaacagagggggtggggtctgacacagagccagatcacagggtcatggtagggtcaagtcttgtgggacggcttacaggtggtagaagcaaataaaaggtcagggtggtgtcacgtcttgggggagggactacagttgttagaagctgacaaggtgaacagaagttcatcacattcatttgaaatggtaattatctgaatactttcacccaccagtccactatatatgaaaacgtacgttagtcatttgttcactcatatattcttttaacgttatagatacgccaccttatcacaccagtacatctgtgagcgacacactgcatgtgttgctgagtgtcagccacattgagtgctacacctgcttctcttaaatgttcggacagatctctaaacacattcatacacatttccacaattaggtgctgaattctaagcagagccagctttgctttcatggtagtgatgtacattattatagttagattactacacaacatatgcagtgtatgtacaatagaacacttaattttacaacgcattcctgcatgaacattgtatgttgtagggtgtttaaaataaatgtgccgattaggttcacatgtatatttatgttaagatggataatatacataTTGCCCgaaccatatcattgtcatttcattatgtgatgctgatatttagccataactactcccactacagatacttcatgttaattatgtacacatgacaactaaattctgatgttattcttctatatagttgctcctgcagctcctgtgtcacctgacactgaacatgtctcatcacctgtctcatcaaggtcatcatcaagaatggaaggtgagtgtatgaggtgcagcacacataatgtgtacatttgaagaatttcatttgccatgcaaaataaatgcctttcacatgtaatgaacttcacatcagttattgtcacagaagatgtagtgtttcctgacaacatgtattgtgtgtgttttaaagtatcagctaggagttctgatgttacaacaacctttaattcattcttctttcacactgagtcgaaacatcattgttacttcaagcatcatcttttaattggacacaaataaaaaattatggaaacatgttatgagttacactatgagaacaactatcattatagtgaaaacaaagtgaaagttccatggcagttcataatgtctttctttatttgtagaaccagacgttgccgctcaaggacaaattcactcaagtgaccatgaagatgttgacactcctggattaacccagcattcaagtcctcctgctcgtgacacctactcagctattgcagattctgaagaacgaatcttgggtgaagaaaatcgtcgccattcagaaatgatgtcagtgcttgaaaggatgatatcactgcaagaaaggatgcatgaaaggtcaatatcagaaatgtcacaaattaaaaaagtcatcatccaagttcctaaagaaatccaaaatgttaacaggacattacaagcactagttctgaatgtaagccaagcaaatcagtttcggagtacagcaagagaacaacaattccactttaccccatcagaggatggatctttacatgctgctactttttctcctgagtcatcagttcttcattccccagttctggatgataccggtacagtaggtgcaagttctgtgcaggtccctgtcaacatccaaccgcttacatctgttcaaaatatggaaccgacacctacaaatgagacatgcaaaagaaagttaTGGCAACAATTACTCATAaacagcttttggaagaagattaaaacacaaaaacgaaagtgctccaccatcactcttgcaatgtttatcaagtgtttcacaactgccacagcccatacccagtgcccctgaactgccacagcccacacttagtgccactgaagtgccatagcccacacccagtgccactgaactgccactgcccacacccagtgcccctgaagtgcaaaagcccacacttagtgccactgaagtgccacagcccatacccagtgccacagaactgccacaggccagtacaagtggtacagttaaggccagagtacttggcagagggaaaagacaaacacaaaagccaacaagcaggcctgtgactcgctctcaaaaggataaacaaaaataaataatcacattcactacatTTTTTGGTGTactggtgttgtttactgcagactatttcatgcatagtgtatgtatgatcatgtacagatgcttgataacattcaagtatgtccttgtacacatgaatgtttataaatgctcactgtctgaattaaggcatattttataacatatggaTATcgattaatcatcagttgattcatggtacaacattattacacacttggcatgttaatggaagatgacattaaCTTAggtcttgttcaagatgagatgtatgtgggttattttggtaatgtagatagtaatttcatgctaatattattgacatacaactttaagtaagtacccatataacagcatacattttaatgttatgttttctgatgtcttaactctgtaagacattacttaccttaatcttctttcatagttcataatgttggcatgtgatcatgtatgatttttggttacaataacagatctgtaaacctgtatgaatatatctgtagtctctctgtatctctatctatatatgtatacacgatatatatatatatatatatatatatatatatatatatatatatatatatatatatatatatatatatatatatataccgagttaatggttatggtgagtaaaaaaagtgacataaaccctccacaggaaagcaaatatagctgtaagctcatctgcatgtcttaggcaggtctgcatccccgcctttccccattatcacccagcatacagcacttccactgcagcaagggattctgggaaatgacatgcaaatgagcacacagtgtcactttttgcctcaataaccatttttaacatggttccctataggcttaagcttgctgcatggtcacagctttgagcacagccagggttaagcctatagggaaccatgttaaaaatggttattgagtcaaaaagtgacactgtgtgctcatttgcatgtcatttcccagaatcccttgctgcagtggaagtgctttttgctgggggataatggggaaaggcggggatgcagacctgcctaagacatgcagatgagcatacagctatatttgcatatttgctttcctgtggagggtttttgtcactttttttactcaccataacttaactcggtattatggtttagcctatcccatagcctctcttgcattcccagtaaaatcaaccccacactgatgagacccatcaaggtcgaaacagctgtctgtgggtggttttctgggtatgcaccttaaccctggctgtgctcaaagccgTGACCATgctgcaagcttaagcctatagggaaccatgttaaaaatggttattgaggcaaaaagtgacactgtgtgatcatttgcatgtcatttcccagaatcccttgctgcagtggaagtgctgtatgctgggtgataatggggaaaggcggggatgcagacctgcctaagacatgcagatgagcatacagctatatttgcatatatatatatatatatatatatatatatatatatatatatatatatattatatatatatacataccaatgtcattaaggttatatatatatgccagtgttgtcagcaaacaggccttgtgttaatgagatataaatgttaggtcacttgctacaattatggtatcagtatgagtgagcccctaattcactcagctgtatttaactttgaatatgattacaacaaggcctgcttacacacatcaatgcctttagtttagcactctatatataatatatatataatcagaatgaacagtacaggccttcatggctgcaaagaggccttgtttgctgttaaatacaacttatacacagctggctcaattaggccctcaaacatactcacccagtaatgttataaactgtaatgaactgttaagataattacaacaaggcttgtttgcacacaacaaggccttcaatgtagcaagatctatatatatatatatatatatatatatatatatatatatatatatatatatatatatatatatatatatatatacagtgcttgacaaattacccaaaaatctactcgccaaaccaaaaaatctactcgccacctagccccgcccccaacccctcccctagctccgcccccagctccgcccccagcccagcttacatttttttaaagtaaattcctagtaaaacaacattcttttttgacataagtttatttattgtatt
Above is a genomic segment from Ascaphus truei isolate aAscTru1 chromosome 10, aAscTru1.hap1, whole genome shotgun sequence containing:
- the LOC142503573 gene encoding uncharacterized protein LOC142503573 isoform X1, encoding MRHRKCLHPIYRTAMEMYRRTSSASKKEMWDQITLAVCACGNHVRDRANCRKRFDDIRANLKKKIQAQRMHASATGGGPPAQALMLTPLEEQMREKFIPVVMEGLPGDRDFGIYSAQFPAVAPAAPVSPDTEHVSSPVSSRSSSRMEEPDVAAQGQIHSSDHEDVDTPGLTQHSSPPARDTYSAIADSEERILGEENRRHSEMMSVLERMISLQERMHERSISEMSQIKKVIIQVPKEIQNVNRTLQALVLNVSQANQFRSTAREQQFHFTPSEDGSLHAATFSPESSVLHSPVLDDTGTVGASSVQVPVNIQPLTSVQNMEPTPTNETCKRKLWQQLLINSFWKKIKTQKRKCSTITLAMFIKCFTTATAHTQCP
- the LOC142503573 gene encoding uncharacterized protein LOC142503573 isoform X2 translates to MRHRKCLHPIYRTAMEMYIAPAAPVSPDTEHVSSPVSSRSSSRMEEPDVAAQGQIHSSDHEDVDTPGLTQHSSPPARDTYSAIADSEERILGEENRRHSEMMSVLERMISLQERMHERSISEMSQIKKVIIQVPKEIQNVNRTLQALVLNVSQANQFRSTAREQQFHFTPSEDGSLHAATFSPESSVLHSPVLDDTGTVGASSVQVPVNIQPLTSVQNMEPTPTNETCKRKLWQQLLINSFWKKIKTQKRKCSTITLAMFIKCFTTATAHTQCP